From a region of the Planctomycetota bacterium genome:
- a CDS encoding MFS transporter yields the protein MRPDAAEPTIRRVTQASSDATTPTVEATPRQRVAWMLYDWANSGYGLVWGSIFPQVFIRSLLPEQSTWEPRIVDGKTEPATGLVVIGIDVPGSSVFAVFVAMVAFLTVLSAPVLGALADARGWQKRLFITTATAGSCVAMLQVLVPVDSAYGWQLAMGIYCVSLYFFGLSIAFYNAFLPVLAGSMGENKLGGWGFAVGYIGGAIMLIIAGLVLPAVLPDFENRFNLGLGLSGLWWLLFSLPAFFLLPKVPPASDAHLRPKGIFGPFKQVAGTLRHLRSYRMLFLFLLAFLVYINGVESVINLASAFASDVLMMSVGELTVMYLVVQFVAFAGAATCGYAAERFGNKPVITTTLLAWCVGVGLTYFVQTPTQFTLLGVLIGLVLGGVQSSSRNLMSKLAPSHIRNEAFGFYAIGTKAMSIFGPLLFAGVGILAGPRFAVFAVLPFLIVGLILLQFVREPKPAVA from the coding sequence TTGCGACCCGACGCAGCAGAACCGACGATCCGCCGCGTGACGCAGGCTTCGTCCGACGCAACCACGCCGACGGTCGAGGCAACGCCACGCCAGCGCGTCGCCTGGATGCTCTACGACTGGGCCAACAGCGGCTACGGACTCGTCTGGGGCTCCATCTTCCCGCAGGTCTTCATCCGCTCGCTTCTGCCCGAGCAGTCGACGTGGGAACCGCGCATCGTCGACGGCAAGACCGAGCCCGCGACGGGCCTGGTCGTCATTGGCATCGACGTTCCCGGCAGCAGCGTCTTTGCCGTTTTCGTCGCAATGGTCGCGTTCCTGACAGTGCTGAGCGCGCCCGTCCTCGGAGCCCTGGCCGACGCACGCGGCTGGCAGAAGCGGCTCTTCATCACCACCGCCACGGCCGGGTCGTGCGTCGCGATGCTGCAGGTGCTCGTGCCCGTCGACTCCGCCTACGGCTGGCAGCTGGCGATGGGCATCTACTGCGTGAGCCTCTATTTCTTCGGCCTGTCGATCGCGTTCTACAACGCGTTCCTGCCCGTTCTTGCCGGATCGATGGGTGAGAACAAGCTGGGCGGATGGGGCTTTGCCGTCGGCTACATCGGCGGGGCGATCATGCTGATCATCGCCGGCCTGGTGTTGCCGGCCGTGTTGCCGGACTTTGAGAATCGCTTCAATCTCGGCCTGGGTCTGAGTGGGCTGTGGTGGCTGCTCTTCAGCCTGCCCGCCTTCTTCCTGCTGCCCAAGGTGCCGCCCGCCAGCGACGCGCACCTTCGGCCCAAAGGCATCTTCGGCCCGTTCAAGCAGGTCGCCGGGACCCTCAGGCACCTGCGCAGCTACCGGATGCTCTTCCTGTTCCTGCTGGCGTTCCTGGTCTACATCAACGGCGTCGAGTCGGTCATCAACCTCGCCAGCGCGTTCGCAAGCGACGTCCTGATGATGAGCGTCGGCGAGCTGACCGTCATGTACCTCGTCGTCCAGTTCGTCGCCTTCGCCGGTGCCGCGACCTGCGGCTACGCGGCGGAGCGCTTCGGCAACAAGCCCGTCATCACCACGACGCTGCTCGCCTGGTGCGTCGGCGTCGGGCTGACCTACTTCGTCCAGACGCCGACGCAATTCACGCTGCTGGGCGTGCTGATCGGCCTGGTGCTGGGCGGCGTGCAGTCGTCCAGCCGCAACCTCATGAGCAAGCTCGCCCCGAGCCACATCCGCAACGAGGCCTTCGGCTTCTACGCCATCGGCACCAAGGCGATGAGCATCTTCGGCCCGCTCCTCTTCGCCGGCGTCGGCATTCTCGCCGGGCCACGCTTCGCTGTCTTCGCCGTCCTGCCCTTCCTCATCGTCGGCCTGATCCTGCTGCAGTTCGTTCGCGAACCAAAGCCAGCAGTCGCGTAG
- a CDS encoding flagellin: MSRINTNVNSLVAQRVLSQNNASLNKSLERLSTGLKINSGADNPAGLIASENLRAEKTGITAALNNAERAGNIIATAEGGLAEVGNLLNELQGLVVETANSGGLSAEELEANQLQVDGILNTINRLAGSVNFQGQKLLDGTYGYETSGTNLSSVNNLRVNSARLPDGSTQAVTVQVTGSAQVASIATAAGATLSAAVTIEVAGNKGTEQLSFLSSAAISSVAAGINALKDVTGVEATVSGTSLRIDSTGFGSDQFVKVTAISGGGFNGGTGSDEGQDATVSVNGGEASVDGLSVKYRSSNLDVEFDLIEGANYNGSTVAKSFSVVAGGADFSLGSKVSETEKASIGINSVSTGSLGLDGSFLSSIASGGANSLTSGNFTTAQEALSESIKQVSQARGRLGSFQKFTIGSTVNQLGVAFENASAAESAIRDADFALETAELTRSQILAQASTTVLAQANQQPQRVLSLLG; this comes from the coding sequence ATGTCGCGTATCAACACGAACGTGAACTCGCTGGTCGCACAGCGCGTTCTCTCGCAGAACAACGCTTCGCTCAACAAGAGCCTCGAGCGTTTGTCGACAGGTCTGAAGATCAACAGCGGTGCCGACAACCCGGCCGGCCTGATTGCATCGGAGAACCTGCGTGCCGAGAAGACCGGCATCACCGCCGCCCTGAACAACGCCGAGCGTGCCGGCAACATCATCGCCACGGCCGAAGGTGGCCTGGCGGAAGTTGGCAACCTGCTCAACGAGCTTCAGGGTCTGGTCGTCGAGACCGCCAACTCCGGCGGCCTCAGCGCCGAAGAGCTTGAGGCCAACCAGCTTCAGGTCGACGGCATTCTCAACACCATCAACCGCCTCGCCGGCAGCGTCAACTTCCAGGGCCAGAAGCTCCTGGACGGCACCTACGGTTACGAGACGAGCGGCACCAACCTGTCGTCCGTCAACAACCTGCGTGTCAACAGCGCTCGCCTGCCCGACGGTTCGACCCAGGCTGTGACGGTTCAGGTGACGGGCTCGGCCCAGGTCGCCAGCATCGCCACCGCCGCCGGTGCCACCCTCAGCGCCGCTGTGACCATTGAGGTCGCCGGCAACAAGGGCACCGAGCAGCTCAGCTTCCTCTCGAGTGCTGCGATCAGCAGCGTCGCCGCCGGCATCAACGCCCTCAAGGACGTCACCGGCGTCGAGGCCACGGTCAGCGGCACGAGCCTCCGTATCGATTCGACCGGCTTCGGTTCGGATCAGTTCGTGAAGGTCACCGCCATTTCCGGCGGCGGCTTCAACGGCGGTACGGGCAGCGACGAGGGTCAGGACGCCACGGTCAGCGTCAACGGTGGCGAAGCCAGCGTCGACGGCCTTTCCGTCAAGTACCGCAGCAGCAACCTCGACGTCGAGTTCGACCTCATCGAGGGTGCCAACTACAACGGTTCGACTGTCGCCAAGAGCTTCAGCGTCGTTGCTGGTGGTGCGGACTTCTCGCTGGGTTCGAAGGTCTCCGAGACCGAGAAGGCCTCGATCGGCATCAATTCGGTGTCGACAGGCAGCCTCGGCCTCGACGGCTCGTTCCTGTCGAGCATTGCCTCGGGTGGTGCCAACAGCCTCACCAGCGGCAACTTCACCACCGCTCAGGAAGCCCTGTCCGAGTCGATCAAGCAGGTCAGCCAGGCCCGCGGTCGTCTGGGCAGCTTCCAGAAGTTCACCATCGGCAGCACCGTCAACCAGCTCGGTGTCGCCTTTGAGAACGCTTCGGCCGCCGAGAGCGCCATCCGCGACGCGGACTTCGCCCTCGAGACTGCCGAACTGACCCGCAGCCAGATCCTGGCTCAGGCCAGCACGACGGTTCTCGCCCAGGCGAACCAGCAGCCCCAGCGAGTCCTCTCGCTGCTCGGCTAA
- a CDS encoding metalloregulator ArsR/SmtB family transcription factor — protein sequence MPHLAETSSVVDHLAVLADATRLRLLRVLEADELTVADLRDVLQLPQSTVSRHLKTLLDGGWVVHRREGTAGFYRLILDELDESRRTLWLATRESSGHWATAEQDLLRLRQHLANRDAGGFFAGVAGDWQAIRDEQYGRSFEAMAGLALLPADAVVADLGCGGGHFTEQLSAFAAEVVGIDASPDMLKAARRRLRPLDNVKLKQAELSGVPLDDASCDAVFCVLALSYVESPAAVASEMRRLLKPNGRCVIVDLLAHDLDDFRRRMGQRHRGFTADTVADLLASFTNTRVVPLPPEPDAKGPALFIASGGAGG from the coding sequence TTGCCGCATCTCGCCGAGACATCTTCCGTCGTCGACCACCTCGCCGTCCTTGCGGACGCCACGCGGCTGCGGCTCCTGCGTGTGCTGGAAGCCGACGAACTCACGGTCGCGGACCTACGCGACGTCCTGCAACTGCCGCAGAGCACCGTCAGCCGGCACCTCAAAACCCTGCTCGACGGCGGCTGGGTCGTCCATCGACGCGAAGGCACTGCCGGCTTCTACCGGCTCATTCTCGACGAGCTCGACGAGTCGCGTCGCACGCTCTGGCTCGCCACGCGTGAATCGAGCGGCCACTGGGCGACGGCAGAGCAGGACTTGCTTCGGCTTCGTCAACACCTCGCGAATCGCGATGCCGGCGGGTTCTTCGCAGGCGTCGCCGGCGATTGGCAGGCCATCCGCGACGAGCAGTACGGCCGATCGTTCGAGGCAATGGCGGGCCTGGCGTTGCTGCCGGCCGACGCAGTCGTCGCCGACCTCGGCTGCGGTGGGGGACACTTCACAGAACAGCTCTCGGCCTTCGCTGCCGAAGTCGTAGGGATCGACGCCTCTCCCGACATGCTCAAGGCCGCACGTCGCCGCCTTCGGCCACTGGACAACGTCAAGCTCAAGCAGGCCGAGCTGTCGGGCGTGCCGCTCGACGACGCGTCGTGCGACGCCGTCTTCTGCGTTCTGGCCCTGAGCTACGTCGAATCGCCCGCCGCGGTGGCGAGTGAGATGCGTCGCCTGCTCAAGCCGAACGGCCGCTGCGTGATCGTCGACCTGCTCGCCCACGACCTCGACGACTTCCGCCGCCGCATGGGCCAACGCCACCGCGGCTTCACCGCCGACACCGTCGCCGACCTCCTCGCCAGCTTTACGAACACCCGCGTCGTCCCCCTCCCGCCCGAGCCGGACGCCAAGGGGCCGGCGCTGTTCATCGCAAGCGGGGGTGCTGGTGGATGA